Within the Drosophila melanogaster chromosome 3R genome, the region ACATTTTAaggttgcttttgctgttttctgttttcccgAATATACGTTTTAACATATTGCCAAGACTACAAACTAATTAACATTAAAGATTTGGAGTGCCGTAAACGTAGATGTAAACTTTAGCAAGAGAAATCGTTAAATATATACTTTGTGATATTTACGTGTGTTGAGTATTTTGGATGTTAGATTGCTATTGTCGTATAGTAAACGTATGCGCATAAGTTAGGAccacgtataaatataatacaGTAAACTAAACAGTTACGTCTAAGTCGAAAACTAAATGAAGAAACCTACTAAGTGTATTTACAAGAATATATTCTCTCCGATCTAGCTTCTCATCTCATTTTGCAGGATGAAACGCAAGCTCATGTTTGTGGTCCTTGGGTAGAATTGGATTTTCTCCATaatcgttgggttgttcgaaGTGGGGCTATCATCCTCCAGCTATCATATAATTACGTATAAATGCGTCAGTTTTGCGACAGACAACGAATACGACGAACAACCATCGAACAGATGGTTAAAtccttttttaaatgtatatatctTTTAAACTTTGCTTTCGGGTCCATCGGCCACGTGCTTGAAGGCCAGACGAATGCGCGATAAATAGTGCGAGCATATGTGTCCATAGTTCTTGTTGTACCACTCCGGTGTCTTGcccctaaaagtatgcaaataattgGTTGAACCCAGGATTCAAAGCTTAATAAGGTTGTAACTCACTTGACATCCACTCTAGCCAAATGCATAACCCTTGATCTGCCGCTGCCACAGGGCTCGATGAGATATCGCGAGGCAAGGACCACGCCCCTTACCGCCCCGAAAAGAGGCTTCGCCTTGGCATGGTCGATCGAGGTCTCCACTATGACACAGGCACCACGCGGCAAATCTGTTTGCCAGGAACTGAAACAGTAAAggaataattaaattaaatatttaaattgataaattatttaaacaatattCCTAAACGTACCGCAACACACAAAAGTCCGTGGTCAATTGGCCATCCAGTGCGTACTGGTAGATCTCTGTGCGATCGTCCAGCTTCTTGACCGTCTGACATTGCAACAAATTCGTGTCCCAGGAGGCTCGCTGTTTGATCACAAACTCGAGGACCTCCTTTGGCGGTCCCTCGATCTCCGTGGAGCAGCGCCACAGTCTCAGCGGATGACCATCGCCCACCTTCTTGTAGGCAATGTCCACACTGCTGTCGTTCAGTGAATTAATGCTAAACCAGCCGCGGGTTCTGTAACAAAGAGTTAATATAATAATCATCTATACCTAATTTAAGGGAACTTACTTTTCGCGACCCTCCTTAATGGTGGCACTGGTGCACTCGTACAGGTATCCCCGCCAGTTGTGAAACTGCATTCCCTCGCCCAGCGCCTCCAAAGGAAGTGGCTTCGACTCCTCCATGTAACTGAAGTTGCACTTGCTCAGCTTTTCCTTGGCCGCCGTGTAGATTTGCTTGTAATGCTCGATCATGAAGGACAGGCACTCGTGGGAGGCCTTCGCCTCCGCCAGCTCCTTCATGTCCGGCATTCCGGATCCCTTGCCTTTGCGACGTGGCGAGGCGGATACGGAAGCGGAACCCGTCGAAATGGACGAGTGGAAAATGGATTGGGCCAGGCACACGCCCAAATTGTTGCTGGTCATTTGGTTCTGTTGCGAGTTGGCCGCCACAATGGTCAGGAACTCAAGGAGTACGTACAGGATTTCCCGATTTTCATCGGGCAGCAGGAGCACAGCACATTGCACTGCATCTAGACGCACTTCAGCCGGGAGATCTAAagatttgaaaattaaaatattaaaaacataaggttttataaaaatttcattcttttttggataaataaaagcaattttcTTTACTTACGTTGAAAGATGGCCACGAAGGTCTCGGACATCTTGGTGGTCAGCAGAGATTCGGGCAGCTCGCGGAAATACTGTTTCAGCATATCGGCCACATCGTAGGCCTGTTGCAGATCAAAAACATCCATGCACTCGGCAGTGGAATCGGTGACTTCGATTTGTTCGCGCAGCTTCATGATACGCGACTTTCCACCGCTTTTCCGGAAAATTCCAACCTGATCGAGGGCGTTTAGCTGGAGCCAGCGGAATGCAGCACGCACGGCCAAGGGAAGAGTCTGTCCACTTCGCTGGAGGATCATTAGCAGCGGCACTCCGAATACTTTCTTGTCCTTGTAGTCCGGCATCTTTATCTTCTTGATGAACTTAGGCAGTTCCCAGTTCCAGCCCGAGCGATGAGATGGACAGTATCGCTCCATGTGGCCGGTTAGAGTGACCAGTGCCAGCTTGCGGATTATTTGCAGTTGACCCGCCGACATGGCGGCAAATGGCATTCCTCCGGCATCTTCCTGCAGAGGCTCGATTTTCTTGGAGAAACACTTGCGGAATATCATATTGGGGCGCTCCTCCATCTGGAAACTATGCCAACGAACCACGGGCTGTCGCTTGGATCCACCATTTGTGGTTGCACCAGCCGTATCCTCATCATTCTTGGCCTCCTTGCGCGAAGTGCTTCGTGATCGGAAAGATGACGATCGGAAACCATCCCGTTTCTTGGGATCCTTGCCCAAGTTCAGTGATCCTCCGCGCGTTAGTTTCTTCACTTTAACCTCTGTGGTATTGGAGTTGGCATCCTTTATAAGGAGCTTGCGTCCCTGATGACACTCGGAATCTGAATGGGCGCCTATATCATCGACTTTTCCCGTGCGCTGAAGGAATCTTCGAGCCTTGGAGGGTTTTCGCAGGGATAACTTGCCACCCGTGGACGATTCCTGACTGTCACTGTAGTACGACGACGAATCATCCGACTTGCCCTCCTTCAGTTGCGACATGGGACTGGAGAAGAAGTGCAACGGACTGGTCCTCATCGAACGCGGAGTAGTGGGCGTTCTCTTGGGACTGGAGCGATTGGGACTCAGGAAATTATCGCTGTGACTGGGCACTTTAAGGTCGTTGCCGAAGAACGGCGCCTTGGGGAATGTGTGCATGGGACTGAGGGCCGATGGTGAGGGCGGGGTGGAATATACGGCATCCGGTTTACGCAAACTGCTCCTCTGGCCAAATTGCGAGAGGTCCAGTACTGTCGGTCCACTGATGACCACATTTTCGCGATTCTGTCGTTTGCGACGTCTCGACTTAATGGATTCCACTCTTCTCAACAAGGCCTTAGCCTGATCCTTTATCCTTTCGCTGCCACTTCTCCTCAAGCGACCGCTATCGGATCCCTCGCCCAACGATGATCCATCGTTGGGTATTCCACCGGCCTTGCTGCAGCCCGGTGTCACCAGTGTAATGCCAGCACCATCTTCCTCGAAGCGATCCGGACTCGATTCCTTCGACGAACTCTCCGTCTTCTCCACGTTCAGGCTCAAAAGTCCCGGAGGCGGCAGTTCCAGGCCCATCTCCCCAATCCGCGACCAGCGGCGAATGTGCGGTTGGAATGTCCAGTGCTCGCTCAAAGCGAAGTTCTCGTCATCCGATTCCTCCTTTTGCTAAGTGGAGTTAAGTGATTTAAAGTAAAGGTCAGTAGCTATATTTGTATATTcgataattaaataattaaaaaacaaatgttaaGTGTTAAAACATCCTTGCGGGTCTACATTCTTACCTGTGGTGTTTGCGGTTTGTGCGATTGGTCCAGCCGCATGGTGGCACAACGATTGAGGACGCAGAGCCGGCGGTAGAGGGACTGCAACTGATCGTTCTCGAGATTGGTGTGATCTTTGGCTACATTGTTCAGATCGATCGGGAACTGATGATCTGCAAAAGCAAGGTAATTCTTGTAAAAAGGACCTCTCTTGGCTGGTTGAAGTGAAGTGTAAGATTTTGCGACCGCACGTCTCGACGACGCGTGAAATTCTAATTGAGAAACCTGAAAAGTCGAACGCCTATGGCGCCAGCGATCATTAAACGGGTACGAGTCGGGTTGCTTCGGTATATGCGATATATAGTAGTCT harbors:
- the cv-c gene encoding crossveinless c, isoform A, which codes for MQRRMSITIREYKFFRSFSQKFENWPKRKAEALWRKMRERKIAEIEAVEACKWLRAAGFPQYAQMYEDHQFPIDLNNVAKDHTNLENDQLQSLYRRLCVLNRCATMRLDQSHKPQTPQQKEESDDENFALSEHWTFQPHIRRWSRIGEMGLELPPPGLLSLNVEKTESSSKESSPDRFEEDGAGITLVTPGCSKAGGIPNDGSSLGEGSDSGRLRRSGSERIKDQAKALLRRVESIKSRRRKRQNRENVVISGPTVLDLSQFGQRSSLRKPDAVYSTPPSPSALSPMHTFPKAPFFGNDLKVPSHSDNFLSPNRSSPKRTPTTPRSMRTSPLHFFSSPMSQLKEGKSDDSSSYYSDSQESSTGGKLSLRKPSKARRFLQRTGKVDDIGAHSDSECHQGRKLLIKDANSNTTEVKVKKLTRGGSLNLGKDPKKRDGFRSSSFRSRSTSRKEAKNDEDTAGATTNGGSKRQPVVRWHSFQMEERPNMIFRKCFSKKIEPLQEDAGGMPFAAMSAGQLQIIRKLALVTLTGHMERYCPSHRSGWNWELPKFIKKIKMPDYKDKKVFGVPLLMILQRSGQTLPLAVRAAFRWLQLNALDQVGIFRKSGGKSRIMKLREQIEVTDSTAECMDVFDLQQAYDVADMLKQYFRELPESLLTTKMSETFVAIFQHLPAEVRLDAVQCAVLLLPDENREILYVLLEFLTIVAANSQQNQMTSNNLGVCLAQSIFHSSISTGSASVSASPRRKGKGSGMPDMKELAEAKASHECLSFMIEHYKQIYTAAKEKLSKCNFSYMEESKPLPLEALGEGMQFHNWRGYLYECTSATIKEGREKTRGWFSINSLNDSSVDIAYKKVGDGHPLRLWRCSTEIEGPPKEVLEFVIKQRASWDTNLLQCQTVKKLDDRTEIYQYALDGQLTTDFCVLRSWQTDLPRGACVIVETSIDHAKAKPLFGAVRGVVLASRYLIEPCGSGRSRVMHLARVDVKGKTPEWYNKNYGHICSHYLSRIRLAFKHVADGPESKV